The Erinaceus europaeus chromosome 16, mEriEur2.1, whole genome shotgun sequence genome includes a window with the following:
- the SERINC4 gene encoding serine incorporator 4 isoform X2 codes for MSSSSQHGITLASVEALHSSCCSWCLSQPSPIPGTKTEQPRSGLLQASIISCYIMYLTFSALSSRPAESVTLHGQNQTLCMPGLSKMESQTPDTSLAVLSASIMYACVLFACNEASYLAAIFGPLWIVKVYSYEFQKPSLFFCCPETVEPEEGQRAGTARPTDREASPAPPEQAQHLSYSYSAFHFVFFLASLYVMVTLTNWFSYEGAELEKTFTNGSWATFWVKVASCWACILLYLGLLLVPLCWSPTQDTQLIFRQNRISIVRK; via the exons ATGAGCAGCTCTTCCCAG CATGGCATTACATTGGCATCTGTGGAGGCTTTACATTCATCCTGCTGCAGCTGGTGCTTATCACAGCCTTCGCCCATTCCTGGAACAAAAACTG aGCAACCTCGCTCAGGCCTCTTACAAGCCTCCATCATCAGCTGCTACATCATGTACCTGACCTTCTCTGCGCTGTCCAGCCGTCCTGCGGAAAGTG TAACTCTTCATGGACAGAATCAAACACTGTGCATGCCTGGGCTGAGCAAAATGGAATCTCAAACACCAGATACCTCTCTGGCAGTGCTGAGCGCTAGCATCATGTATGCGTGTGTGCTTTTTGCTTG CAATGAGGCTTCCTACCTGGCTGCGATATTTGGGCCTTTGTGGATTGTCAAGGTTTACAGCTATGAGTTCCAG AAACCTTCACTCTTTTTCTGCTGTCCTGAAACAGTGGAGCCAGAGGAAG GTCAAAGAGCCGGGACTGCCAGGCCGACTGACCGAGAGGCCTCTCCAGCTCCACCGGAGCAAGCCCAGCATCTTTCCTACAGCTACTCTGCCTTCCACTTTGTCTTCTTCCTCGCATCACTCTATGTTATGGTTACCCTCACCAACTGGTTCAG CTATGAGGGGGCAGAACTGGAAAAGACTTTCACCAACGGCAGCTGGGCTACATTCTGGGTCAAGGTTGCCTCGTGCTGGGCCTGCATACTACTCTATTTGGGGCTGTTACTGGTACCGCTCTGCTGGTCTCCTACCCAGGACACACAGCTAATCTTTAGGCAAAATCGTATTAGTATTGTCAGAAAatga
- the SERF2 gene encoding small EDRK-rich factor 2 isoform X1, translated as MTRGNQRELARQKNMKKQSDSVKGKRRDDGLSAAARKQRDSEIMQQKQKKANEKKEEPK; from the exons ATGACCC GCGGTAACCAGCGCGAGCTCGCCCGCCAGAAGAATATGAAAAAGCAGAGCGACTCGGTTAAGGGGAAGCGCCGAGATGACGGGCTTTCTGCCGCCGCCCGCAAGCAGAG ggacTCGGAGATCATGCAGCAGAAGCAGAAAAAGGCAAACGAGAAGAAGGAGGAACCCAAGTAG
- the SERINC4 gene encoding serine incorporator 4 isoform X1, producing the protein MVDAKVVTGPSIFFHGAQRSAVSRVLVKRPFYKVSCCCHSRSPLLTESTCSRLLYILLHMGASAVCCLLLSRTVVESIWGKAHGIQMPSELCSRFFGQSHCPVISGSGAVYRVCAGTATFHLLQAVLLVHLHSPASLRAQLHNSCWLLKLLFLLGLCAVAFCIPDEQLFPAWHYIGICGGFTFILLQLVLITAFAHSWNKNWQTGAAQDWRWFLAVLLATLGFYSLAGVAALLLFHHYTHPAGCLLNKMLLGLHLCFCGLLSFLSIAPCIRLKQPRSGLLQASIISCYIMYLTFSALSSRPAESVTLHGQNQTLCMPGLSKMESQTPDTSLAVLSASIMYACVLFACNEASYLAAIFGPLWIVKVYSYEFQKPSLFFCCPETVEPEEGQRAGTARPTDREASPAPPEQAQHLSYSYSAFHFVFFLASLYVMVTLTNWFSYEGAELEKTFTNGSWATFWVKVASCWACILLYLGLLLVPLCWSPTQDTQLIFRQNRISIVRK; encoded by the exons ATGGTGGATGCAAAAGTCGTCACAGGCCCCAGCATCTTCTTCCACGGGGCACAGCGCAGTGCTGTCAGCCGTGTCCTAGTGAAACGTCCTTTCTATAAG GTGTCCTGCTGCTGCCATTCTAGGTCGCCCCTGCTCACTGAGTCTACTTGTAGCCGCCTGCTCTACATCCTACTCCACATGGGGGCCTCAGCAGTCTGCTGTCTCCTGCTATCAAGGACAGTAGTGGAAAGCATCTGGGGCAAGGCACACGGA ATCCAGATGCCCTCAGAACTGTGTTCCCGTTTTTTTGGCCAGTCACACTGCCCAGTGATCAGTGGCTCTGGAGCTGTGTACCGAGTGTGTGCTGGGACTgcgaccttccacctgctgcaggCTGTGCTGCTGGTCCACCTCCACTCCCCGGCCAGCCTCCGGGCACAGCTGCACAACAG TTGCTGGCTCCTCAAGCTGCTGTTCCTGCTAGGTCTCTGTGCTGTCGCCTTCTGCATTCCCGATGAGCAGCTCTTCCCAG CATGGCATTACATTGGCATCTGTGGAGGCTTTACATTCATCCTGCTGCAGCTGGTGCTTATCACAGCCTTCGCCCATTCCTGGAACAAAAACTG GCAAACAGGTGCAGCCCAAGACTGGCGCTGGTTCCTAGCAGTGCTGCTGGCCACCCTTGGATTCTACAGCCTGGCAGGTGTGGCAGCTCTGCTCCTGTTCCACCACTACACACACCCAGCTGGCTGTCTGCTCAACAAGATGCTGCTTGGTCTGCACCTCTGTTTCTGtggcctcctctccttcctctccattgCTCCCTGCATCCGTCTCA aGCAACCTCGCTCAGGCCTCTTACAAGCCTCCATCATCAGCTGCTACATCATGTACCTGACCTTCTCTGCGCTGTCCAGCCGTCCTGCGGAAAGTG TAACTCTTCATGGACAGAATCAAACACTGTGCATGCCTGGGCTGAGCAAAATGGAATCTCAAACACCAGATACCTCTCTGGCAGTGCTGAGCGCTAGCATCATGTATGCGTGTGTGCTTTTTGCTTG CAATGAGGCTTCCTACCTGGCTGCGATATTTGGGCCTTTGTGGATTGTCAAGGTTTACAGCTATGAGTTCCAG AAACCTTCACTCTTTTTCTGCTGTCCTGAAACAGTGGAGCCAGAGGAAG GTCAAAGAGCCGGGACTGCCAGGCCGACTGACCGAGAGGCCTCTCCAGCTCCACCGGAGCAAGCCCAGCATCTTTCCTACAGCTACTCTGCCTTCCACTTTGTCTTCTTCCTCGCATCACTCTATGTTATGGTTACCCTCACCAACTGGTTCAG CTATGAGGGGGCAGAACTGGAAAAGACTTTCACCAACGGCAGCTGGGCTACATTCTGGGTCAAGGTTGCCTCGTGCTGGGCCTGCATACTACTCTATTTGGGGCTGTTACTGGTACCGCTCTGCTGGTCTCCTACCCAGGACACACAGCTAATCTTTAGGCAAAATCGTATTAGTATTGTCAGAAAatga
- the HYPK gene encoding huntingtin-interacting protein K isoform X1 yields MATEGDVELELETETSGPERPPEKPRKHDSGAADLERVTDYAEEKEIQSSNLETAMSVIGDRRSREQKAKQEREKELAKVTIKKEDLELIMTEMEISRAAAERSLREHMGNVVEALIALTN; encoded by the exons ATGGCGACCGAGGGGGacgtggagctggagctggagaccGAGACAAGCGGTCCGGAGCGGCCTCCTGAGAAGCCACGGAAGCATGACAGCGGCGCGGCGGACCTGGAGCGAGTCACCGACTATGCGGAGGAGAAGGAGATCCAGAGTTCCAACCTGGAGACG GCCATGTCCGTGATTGGAGACAGACGGTCCCGGGAACAGAAAGCCAAACAGGAGCG GGAGAAGGAGCTGGCAAAAGTCACCATCAAGAAGGAAGATCTGGAACTGATA ATGACAGAGATGGAGATCTCACGAGCAGCAGCAGAACGGAGCCTGAGGGAACACATGGGCAACGTGGTAGAGGCCCTGATTGCCTTAACCAACTGA
- the HYPK gene encoding huntingtin-interacting protein K isoform X2: protein MATEGDVELELETETSGPERPPEKPRKHDSGAADLERVTDYAEEKEIQSSNLETGEGAGKSHHQEGRSGTDSE, encoded by the exons ATGGCGACCGAGGGGGacgtggagctggagctggagaccGAGACAAGCGGTCCGGAGCGGCCTCCTGAGAAGCCACGGAAGCATGACAGCGGCGCGGCGGACCTGGAGCGAGTCACCGACTATGCGGAGGAGAAGGAGATCCAGAGTTCCAACCTGGAGACG GGAGAAGGAGCTGGCAAAAGTCACCATCAAGAAGGAAGATCTGGAACTGATAGTGAGTAG
- the SERF2 gene encoding small EDRK-rich factor 2 isoform X2 — protein sequence MKKQSDSVKGKRRDDGLSAAARKQRDSEIMQQKQKKANEKKEEPK from the exons ATGAAAAAGCAGAGCGACTCGGTTAAGGGGAAGCGCCGAGATGACGGGCTTTCTGCCGCCGCCCGCAAGCAGAG ggacTCGGAGATCATGCAGCAGAAGCAGAAAAAGGCAAACGAGAAGAAGGAGGAACCCAAGTAG